In the Streptomyces sp. f51 genome, one interval contains:
- a CDS encoding Lsr2 family protein, which translates to MAQRVVVTLFDDIDGSEAAETIAFGLDGKSYEIDLNPTNAEELRKALEPYVEAGRKRSKSGKAYTHTALTPDPAAVRAWARSNKMDVPPRGRIPKKVYEAFAEAH; encoded by the coding sequence GCGTGTCGTGGTCACTCTCTTTGACGACATCGACGGCTCGGAAGCGGCGGAGACGATCGCCTTCGGACTCGACGGCAAGTCGTACGAGATCGACCTCAATCCCACCAATGCCGAGGAACTGCGGAAGGCGCTCGAGCCGTACGTCGAGGCCGGCCGCAAGCGGTCGAAGTCCGGGAAGGCGTACACGCACACGGCGCTGACGCCCGATCCCGCCGCGGTCCGCGCCTGGGCCCGCTCCAACAAGATGGACGTGCCGCCGCGCGGCCGGATCCCCAAGAAGGTCTACGAGGCGTTCGCCGAGGCGCACTGA
- a CDS encoding ABC transporter ATP-binding protein, translating into MNTNERDHVIEVTDLRRVYGGGGREFEAVRGVTFSVGRGEIFALLGTNGAGKTSTVELIEGLAPATGGRVRVLGHDPYTERAAVRPRIGVMLQEGGFPSELTVAETARMWAGCTSGARPADQVLDRAGLAHRSGVRVKQLSGGEKRRLDLALALLGDPEVLFLDEPTTGLDVEGRRSTWELVRELRDGGTTVLLTTHYLEEAESLADRLAILHEGRVATVGTPAEVTASQPSHVSFELPDGYFPGDLPPLPELGVSGHETAGRRIRLRTGDLQRTATALLVWAERARVELRGLDVRSASLEEAFLRISRDAVAHSTDAPTQTAKTRKARTRGTAA; encoded by the coding sequence ATGAACACGAACGAGCGCGACCACGTGATCGAGGTCACTGATCTGCGGCGTGTGTACGGGGGCGGCGGAAGGGAATTCGAGGCTGTCCGCGGAGTCACCTTCTCCGTGGGCCGCGGTGAGATCTTCGCCCTTCTCGGCACCAACGGCGCGGGCAAGACCTCCACCGTCGAACTGATCGAGGGTCTGGCTCCCGCGACGGGCGGGCGCGTACGGGTCCTCGGGCACGATCCGTACACCGAACGCGCCGCCGTACGGCCCCGGATCGGCGTGATGCTCCAGGAAGGCGGCTTCCCGTCCGAGCTGACCGTCGCCGAGACCGCGCGGATGTGGGCGGGGTGCACCAGCGGCGCCCGGCCCGCCGATCAGGTGCTGGACCGGGCCGGACTCGCGCACCGCTCCGGCGTCCGCGTGAAGCAGCTGTCGGGCGGCGAGAAGCGGCGCCTGGACCTGGCGCTCGCGCTGCTCGGCGACCCCGAGGTCCTCTTCCTCGACGAGCCCACCACCGGACTCGACGTGGAAGGCCGCCGCAGCACCTGGGAGTTGGTCCGCGAACTCCGCGACGGCGGCACCACGGTCCTGCTGACCACCCACTACCTGGAAGAGGCCGAGTCGCTCGCCGACCGGCTGGCGATCCTGCACGAAGGACGGGTCGCGACCGTCGGCACCCCCGCCGAGGTGACCGCCTCCCAGCCCTCCCACGTCTCCTTCGAGCTGCCCGACGGGTACTTCCCCGGCGACCTGCCGCCGCTGCCGGAACTCGGCGTGAGCGGCCACGAGACGGCGGGCCGCAGGATCCGGCTGCGCACCGGCGACCTCCAGCGCACCGCCACCGCCCTGCTCGTGTGGGCCGAGCGGGCGCGCGTCGAGCTGCGGGGGCTCGACGTGCGCTCGGCCTCCCTGGAGGAGGCCTTCCTGCGGATCTCGCGGGACGCGGTGGCACACAGCACGGACGCACCGACGCAGACCGCGAAGACGCGGAAGGCACGCACGAGGGGAACGGCGGCATGA
- a CDS encoding ABC transporter permease yields the protein MNGTAVTTGAGTARTTAAGRTRALARAELTLLGRTRATLAAAVFVPLVMPLTLRSAVASMRLKGTGLTVGSVLLPSSFGFALLFAVYGSLVSVYTARREELVLKRLRTGELRDLEILAGAALPSVAIGLAQCLILTVAYRATLGVGMPARPELVLLGLLSAFVTWPALAAVTASISRSVEGAQVAATPLTLVSLVASGALIPLELLPDGVAPFCELLPLTPVITLIRGGWTGHLSAHDTVGALVTAVAWTVIAVFAVRRWFRWEPRR from the coding sequence ATGAACGGAACAGCGGTCACCACCGGCGCCGGAACGGCGAGGACCACAGCCGCCGGCCGCACGCGAGCCCTGGCACGCGCCGAACTCACCCTGCTGGGCCGCACCAGGGCGACCCTCGCCGCGGCGGTGTTCGTACCGCTGGTCATGCCGCTCACGCTCCGCTCGGCCGTCGCCTCGATGCGCCTGAAGGGCACCGGACTCACCGTCGGCTCCGTCCTGCTCCCCTCCTCCTTCGGCTTCGCCCTCCTCTTCGCCGTCTACGGCTCCCTGGTCAGCGTGTACACGGCGCGCCGCGAGGAACTCGTCCTCAAACGGCTGCGCACCGGGGAGCTGCGGGACCTGGAGATCCTCGCGGGCGCCGCGCTGCCCTCGGTGGCGATCGGCCTCGCCCAGTGCCTGATCCTGACGGTCGCCTACCGCGCGACCCTCGGCGTCGGGATGCCCGCGCGCCCCGAACTCGTCCTGCTGGGGCTGCTGTCCGCGTTCGTCACCTGGCCGGCGCTCGCCGCCGTCACCGCGAGCATCAGCAGGAGCGTGGAGGGCGCCCAGGTGGCCGCCACACCCCTGACCCTGGTGTCGCTGGTCGCCTCGGGGGCCCTGATCCCCCTGGAGCTGCTGCCGGACGGCGTGGCCCCGTTCTGCGAACTGCTGCCGCTCACCCCGGTGATCACCCTGATCCGCGGCGGCTGGACCGGGCACCTCTCCGCCCACGACACCGTCGGCGCCCTCGTCACGGCGGTGGCCTGGACCGTGATCGCGGTGTTTGCTGTACGACGGTGGTTCCGCTGGGAGCCGCGGCGATGA
- a CDS encoding sensor histidine kinase, with translation MGRPSGWWRGKSTPAKVETYTRWSFHVFSLLEAASIGLPVFGNLPTARAWAVLLLVSGHSAFCAATASRALDWTRGTRERPRRTLLALAVSTCGVVVLGTLLSGAPWHPADDGAFLVASSLLVGATAFGTGTLALGTRDGRRMTYVVLGASAGTGALALPLGFPAPAALVTAVLVLLTAGFLAFTAAFSVWLLDAVYELDEARETRARLAVAEERLRFGRDLHDVMGRNLAVIALKSELAVQLARRGRPEAVDQMTEVQRIARESQREVREVVRGYRDADLTNELAGAKGVLTAAGIDCSVTGTAAGLPPRIQSALGWVVREATTNVLRHGNAGKCSLSLRAARDRVTLIVENDGVPRDALPDPGPGRGSGLMGLRERLEEVDGVLRAEVSHGTFRLTAEVPLRPPSGTGAGTPVPGRTTRGPEGAPPALPHQVKEVTP, from the coding sequence ATGGGCAGGCCGTCCGGCTGGTGGCGGGGCAAGAGCACACCGGCGAAGGTCGAGACGTACACCCGCTGGTCCTTCCACGTCTTCTCCCTCCTCGAAGCCGCCTCGATCGGGCTGCCCGTGTTCGGGAACCTGCCGACCGCCCGGGCCTGGGCGGTGCTCCTGCTGGTCAGCGGACACTCGGCGTTCTGCGCGGCGACCGCCTCACGGGCGCTGGACTGGACGCGCGGCACCCGGGAACGGCCCCGGCGCACCCTGCTCGCGCTGGCCGTGAGCACCTGCGGCGTGGTCGTCCTGGGCACCCTCCTGTCCGGCGCCCCCTGGCACCCGGCGGACGACGGCGCGTTCCTGGTCGCCTCCTCGCTGCTCGTCGGCGCCACGGCGTTCGGCACGGGCACGCTCGCGCTCGGGACCCGGGACGGGCGCCGGATGACGTACGTCGTGCTCGGCGCCTCCGCGGGCACCGGAGCGCTCGCCCTCCCCCTCGGTTTCCCCGCACCCGCAGCGCTCGTCACCGCCGTCCTGGTGCTGCTCACCGCCGGCTTCCTCGCCTTCACCGCGGCCTTCTCCGTCTGGCTGCTCGACGCCGTCTACGAACTCGACGAGGCCCGCGAGACCCGCGCCCGGCTCGCCGTCGCCGAGGAGCGGCTGCGCTTCGGCCGCGACCTGCACGACGTGATGGGCCGCAATCTCGCGGTGATCGCCCTCAAGAGCGAACTCGCGGTGCAGCTGGCCCGGCGGGGACGGCCCGAGGCCGTGGACCAGATGACCGAGGTGCAGCGGATCGCGCGGGAGTCCCAGCGAGAGGTGCGCGAGGTCGTACGGGGCTATCGCGACGCCGATCTCACCAACGAACTGGCCGGAGCCAAGGGCGTGTTGACGGCCGCCGGGATCGACTGCTCCGTCACCGGCACCGCCGCCGGGCTGCCTCCGCGGATCCAGTCGGCGCTCGGCTGGGTCGTACGGGAGGCGACCACCAACGTGCTGCGGCACGGGAACGCCGGGAAGTGCTCGCTGTCGCTGCGGGCGGCGCGGGACCGGGTGACGCTCATCGTCGAGAACGACGGGGTGCCGCGCGACGCGCTGCCGGACCCCGGACCGGGGAGGGGGAGCGGGCTCATGGGACTGCGCGAGCGGCTGGAGGAGGTGGACGGGGTGCTGCGGGCCGAGGTGAGCCACGGGACGTTCCGGCTGACGGCGGAGGTACCGCTGCGGCCGCCCTCGGGCACGGGAGCCGGCACTCCCGTCCCCGGCCGCACGACCAGGGGGCCCGAGGGGGCGCCTCCGGCGCTTCCGCACCAGGTGAAGGAGGTCACGCCATGA
- a CDS encoding response regulator transcription factor, translated as MTDVQDGASGAAGPVRLLLADDEHLIRGALAALLGLEDDLVVVAEAATGPEALAMARAHVPDVAVLDLQMPGADGVSVATSLRAELPGCQVLIVTSHGRPGHLKRALAAGVRGFVPKTVSARRLAEIIRTVHAGNRYVDPELAADAISSGDSPLTAREAEVLEFAADGAPVAEIAERAALSQGTVRNYLSSAVSKLGAENRHTAVRLARARGWV; from the coding sequence ATGACGGACGTACAGGACGGCGCATCCGGGGCCGCGGGGCCCGTGAGGCTGCTGCTCGCCGACGACGAACATCTGATCCGGGGCGCGCTGGCCGCGCTGCTCGGTCTCGAGGACGACCTGGTCGTGGTGGCCGAGGCGGCGACCGGACCCGAGGCGCTGGCGATGGCGAGGGCGCACGTGCCCGATGTCGCCGTGCTGGATCTTCAGATGCCGGGGGCGGACGGTGTGAGCGTGGCCACATCCCTGCGGGCCGAACTGCCGGGCTGCCAGGTGCTGATCGTGACCAGTCACGGGCGCCCCGGGCATCTGAAGCGGGCGCTCGCGGCGGGTGTGCGGGGGTTCGTCCCGAAGACGGTCAGTGCGCGACGGCTCGCGGAGATCATCCGTACCGTGCACGCCGGAAACCGTTACGTGGACCCGGAGTTGGCCGCCGACGCGATCTCCTCCGGGGACTCCCCGCTGACCGCGCGCGAGGCCGAGGTGCTCGAATTCGCCGCCGACGGCGCGCCCGTGGCGGAGATCGCGGAGCGGGCCGCCCTCTCGCAGGGAACGGTCCGGAACTATCTCTCCTCGGCCGTGTCCAAACTGGGCGCGGAGAACCGGCACACGGCAGTGCGTCTCGCACGGGCGCGAGGTTGGGTATAG